CAGTGATCACTTCGTCAAAAATTAAAAGCGCTCCATTTTGTTTTGTGAGGTCACGACAAGCTTGCATCCATTCTTTTGTTGGAACAAACAATCCGCTATTTGCCATCACAGGCTCAACAATAATTGCTGCGATTTGGTCTTTGTAAGAGTTAAAAACTTCTTTGATGGCGTTAATGTCATTGCTGGGAATTGTAATCGTGTCTTTGATGCAACCTTCAGGAACTCCGGCAGAGCTTGCCACTCCTTGAGTCATAAGTCCCGATCCAGCATTTACGAGTAAACTGTCAGCATGTCCGTGATAAGCGCCATCAATTTTTACGATCTTGTCTCTGCCAGTTGCGCCTCTTGCTAGGCGAATTGCAGTCATTACAGCTTCTGTTCCAGAGTTTACAAATCTGATTTTATCAAAGAAAGGAAGTTTTGAAAGAATATATGTCGAAAGTTCAACATCCAGAGCCGTTGGAGTTCCAAAGTGTGTTCCATTTTGAACTTGGTCTTGAAGGCCGCGCACAACATTTGGATTTGCGTGGCCGAGTAGTAATGCTCCCCAGCTCATACAGAAATCCACATACGTATTCCCATCTACATCTGTAAGCTTTGGTCCGTTTCCTTTTTTGAAGAAGATCGGTGTTCCACCAACAGATTTGAAAGCTCTTACCGGAGAGTGCACGCCAGCAGGCGCAAGTTTTTGAGAGTCATTGTAAAGGGCCTGAGATTTTTCTAAGCTCATTTTCATTTCCTGTTTTGTAGTTTTCCTAAAATATTTCTATCGTAATGTATTTATCATTTCATCCCATGAACCTGATTTTTTGTTCACGGTGTGTTCAATATTATTTTCTAATAAAATCTTACTCGTCGATGGGCCAAAGGCGTAAATCTTAATATGTTGAAACTGAGTTGGGTTGCCTTTATGTAGCTCTACAAAGTCCTTCGCACAGAGTGGATTTGTGAGGACCAACTTATCATTATCTTTTAAAGCTGGTAAACGAGAGAGAGGGTTTTGGCAGACAAAACTTCCATAGAGTTTTAAAAACTTGTAATTTCTACCTTGTTTCTCGGCTACCTTCATAAGAAGTGAGTCTGTAGAGCCCATGAGGAGTGGATTTTGGGCGTCTAAGATCTCTAGAAGAGCCTCTCCGTGAGAGTCTTCTGGAACTATAATGTTTGTCATTTCATAAGCCAAAAGCTCAGATTTCGTGGCATCACCTACAGCGTAAAGCTTTAATTTTTTTACAGCATCTAGATGCTCAGGATATTGGGATATAAATTCGTTCATAAAAATACGGACAGAGAACTGACTCGTGAAAACCAAAGCATCAAAGCTAGCAAAACCATCATGAATATTCTTAAAGTCTTCATGACTGAAAGTGGGAAGAACTTCTCTCATAACCCAAGGTATGGGATAAAAATTATTTTTTGCTAATTTTTTTGCTGTTCTCAGTTGATGTTGAAGTGGTTGAGTTGAAATGACTCGTTGGCCAGAGTCTCTTGATTCGGAAATTTTTGCGAAAAGATCTCTCAATAATCCCTCTAGGCTATGTGCTTTTAATTTCAGTTCAGTATTTTTACCATCTTCACTAAAAAAGAAATCCATGTAGTAGCTTTTGTCTTTTGTAATTTTGCAACCGACAGCCAGCTGGCAACCACCGCCAAGCATAGCAAGAACACTTTTTTCTGCCATTGCGATATCAGTGAGGTCTTTGTTTTTAATTTGATCTAAAACTCTTTTGTGTTTCTCATGGCCTTGCACACCAAGAATTCCTTGGCAGGGCGCTGTAACAAAACCCAGCTCAATGATCATAAGTCCCTTTTCTAAAATGGATTGTTGTAAGTTGAGTCTGTTCACTCCAGCCTTTGCTAATACTGTTGCTTCGAATTCTCCGCTAAGTACTTTTTCAATTCTAGTGGGAACATTTCCACGTATGGATTCTATTCTTGCTGTAGGAAATGCTTTTTTTAGCTGTGCTGTTCTTCTTGGAGATGAGGTGCCGATAAGAATTCCATTTTTAAGCTTTAAAGGGTTTTCTGAAAGAACAAATTCTTTTTTAACGATGATGATGTCCGCAGTCTCTTCGCGCTCACTGTAGGCAACCCAAGGAAGGCTTTTGTGAATCTGACTTGGTAGATCCTTGGATGAGTGGACGGCGAGGTTGATGTTTTCCGCGAGTAAATTTTTTTCGATTTCCTTTGTAAAAAATCCATCGCCAGTCATGTGTTGAAACGGACGCAAATCTTTATCGCCCACAGTAATGATATGCTGAATCTCTGGAGCATAGCCTTTAGATTCTAGGGTGTTTTTAACTAGATTAGTCTGTGTAAGCGCAAGATCACTTTTGCGTGTTCCGACTCTGAGTTTGGACTGCATTGACAACTTCTTTATATGTTTTTAAATGTACGTGGTTAATTTTTTTAATTAATTTTTCTGACCACTGAGCAAGTCCATTTTTTTGTTCAAAGGTAAGTGGGCCAAAGAAATTCTCTAATCCATTCGCAAGAGACTCTTCGTGAATCTGAATGCTTTTTTGAATATTGTTTGTAATCAAAGATTGAATCGATTGGATCGATAGATCAGAAAGAATATTCAAAACAGATTGAGAAATATGAGTTTTTAATTGTCTTTTTAGTTGAGCAGCTTCTTTTTTATCTTTAGATAAAATCTTTTGGATTTGATCAAGACCTAAATATTCCGCATTATTCGAAGCTGATAATTTTGAATCTGCATTTGGTGGGATACAGAGATCCACGATCATTTCTGGTTTAGAAGAAGTGAGCATTTCTTTAGTCAGGATTTTTTGCTCAGAAGAAGTTGCAAAGCTAATGACATCGTATTTTTCAAGATTGCCTGTCAAGAACTCATTCCAAGAAAGAGTATTTGATTTAAGATCATTAGAAGAAATCTTTGACGCTGTTCTATTTGTGATGGTGATGTTCTTGAAATTCTTTTTTTCTAAATATTTATGTAAAAGTTTATGTGTTTCACCGTATCCAACCAAAAGTACAGAGGCCTTATTTTCAGTTCTGTTTTCTTTCGATTTTTGGTGAATGATTTTTCCAGCTACTGATGAAACGGAAGTTTGAAGTCTAGAGAGCTGAGTCTCGGTTCTGATTTTTTTTGCTTCTCTTAAGACTAAATTTAAAACCTTAGATAATCCTGGACCGATTAATTTTTGTTTTTGTTGTTCTGTGAAAGCATTTTTGATTTGTCCTAAAATTTGGTTTTCGCCAAAAACTACTGAATCCATAGAGCAAGCGACTTCCAAAAGATGAGATGTGATGTCATCGAGTCTTGTGAAGGCTTTAGGCTTTAATTGTGTAAAGCGAGGACGTTTTTTAGAAAGATTTTCTTCTGACAGAATTAAAAACTCAACACGGTTGCAGGTTGCTAAATAAAAACATTCTTGCGCATTTAAATCTCTTAAGAGCTGCTTTATAAAAGCTGGCGCTGCCTCTGGTGATTTCGAGATCTCTTTTAGACCGTCGACCCCAACGTTGCGAATATGAAAAGACCAAAGTAGCAAGTTCAAATGGTTGTTTCCTAATGTTGTTGATAGGTCCAAGTTATCAAATAGCTTTCATTTATTGTCATTATTTTGTAACAATCCGGTCTAGGTCCTTAAGCTTTTTATAACGCATCGAATAATTTATATAAACCTAGCATTATAAAATAGTTAGAGATGACTTTGAGTGCCAGAACCTTGATGCAAAAAGACCTCAGGTCCTTTAATATCAGCAGATGTCGCATCCTCAATCTGTAAATCCATATCTGAATAGAGAAATGGGGCTCTTGAAGTTTAACGAAAGAGTGCTCTATCAAGCCTTAAATAAAAGAACTCCGCTTTTAGAAAAAGTGAATTTCATTAATATCTTTCACTCCAATATGGATGAGTTTTTTATGAAAAGACTCGCCGGTTTAAAAAAACTACACGAGGCCAGGCTGCAATCTTACTCTCTAGACGGTTTAACCCCCAAAGAACAGATAGATCAAATCCGCGTAAAAATTTTAGAACTCAACAAGCAGGTAAATGCCTTTGTAGATAAAGATTTAAAAAATGATCTTGAGGCCAATGGGGTACATCTCTTGCGTTGGAGAAATTTAAATGCAAAAGAAAAAGCTTGGGTGACAGATCTTTTTAAAAATAAAATTTTTCCGGTACTAACTCCAATGGCCGTTGATCAAGCGCATCCGTTTCCGCATATTTCTAATCTTTCGACCTCGATTGCAGTTTCTTTAAAGCATCCGCAAGAAGAAGAACTTTTATTTACAAGAATTAAGATTCCTCCAATTTTTCCAATGTGGGTCAGGCTCGAGCCTCGTCAAAACGAAAGAGATTTTAGATTTATCAGTATGATTGATATTATTATTCAGCATTTGGAAGAGCTTTTTCCTAATATGG
Above is a window of Bdellovibrionota bacterium DNA encoding:
- the hemL gene encoding glutamate-1-semialdehyde 2,1-aminomutase: MSLEKSQALYNDSQKLAPAGVHSPVRAFKSVGGTPIFFKKGNGPKLTDVDGNTYVDFCMSWGALLLGHANPNVVRGLQDQVQNGTHFGTPTALDVELSTYILSKLPFFDKIRFVNSGTEAVMTAIRLARGATGRDKIVKIDGAYHGHADSLLVNAGSGLMTQGVASSAGVPEGCIKDTITIPSNDINAIKEVFNSYKDQIAAIIVEPVMANSGLFVPTKEWMQACRDLTKQNGALLIFDEVITGFRIHPQGAVGYFGIEPDIGTYGKIIGGGLPVGAICAKDAIMNHVAPLGSVYQAGTLSGNPLCMIAGLKTMQTAFDNDVYSYIEDDLGKYLDEKISAFKRDSKIPLHYKRIGSIFWLAPGLDKEPTSYKDITKETVQAFKEIYHILLSKGIYLSPSVYEVGFLSLSHKKEDVDALVDALRGV
- the hemC gene encoding hydroxymethylbilane synthase, translating into MQSKLRVGTRKSDLALTQTNLVKNTLESKGYAPEIQHIITVGDKDLRPFQHMTGDGFFTKEIEKNLLAENINLAVHSSKDLPSQIHKSLPWVAYSEREETADIIIVKKEFVLSENPLKLKNGILIGTSSPRRTAQLKKAFPTARIESIRGNVPTRIEKVLSGEFEATVLAKAGVNRLNLQQSILEKGLMIIELGFVTAPCQGILGVQGHEKHKRVLDQIKNKDLTDIAMAEKSVLAMLGGGCQLAVGCKITKDKSYYMDFFFSEDGKNTELKLKAHSLEGLLRDLFAKISESRDSGQRVISTQPLQHQLRTAKKLAKNNFYPIPWVMREVLPTFSHEDFKNIHDGFASFDALVFTSQFSVRIFMNEFISQYPEHLDAVKKLKLYAVGDATKSELLAYEMTNIIVPEDSHGEALLEILDAQNPLLMGSTDSLLMKVAEKQGRNYKFLKLYGSFVCQNPLSRLPALKDNDKLVLTNPLCAKDFVELHKGNPTQFQHIKIYAFGPSTSKILLENNIEHTVNKKSGSWDEMINTLR